The DNA window GATTCCGGCGCGGACGATCGCGGCCAACGCGGGCGCCGAGGGCTCCGTGATCGTGGAGAAGGTGAAGTCCCTTCCCGCGGCGCAGGGCTACAACGCGGCCACGGGTGAGTTCACGGATCTGGTCGCGGCGGGCATCGTCGATCCGACCAAGGTCACGCGCTCCGCGCTCCAGCACGCGTCGAGCATCGCGTCCCTGATGCTGACGACCGAGGCGGTCGTGACGGACAAGCCCGAGGAGGAGAAGTCGTCCCCGGGCGGAGGGATGGACTAGCCGCGCGGCGACTCGCGCACGCTGCGAACATCGA is part of the Candidatus Eisenbacteria bacterium genome and encodes:
- a CDS encoding TCP-1/cpn60 chaperonin family protein, giving the protein IPARTIAANAGAEGSVIVEKVKSLPAAQGYNAATGEFTDLVAAGIVDPTKVTRSALQHASSIASLMLTTEAVVTDKPEEEKSSPGGGMD